The Streptomyces achromogenes genome window below encodes:
- a CDS encoding ATP-grasp domain-containing protein, which produces MSRPCIALIADPTSPEGCREYLADAVELLTGAPPVRIDSRHFATGGTGRATRHGDRLRLRVPEERIDAEPDVVLLYEIPPHRRRGLAGFQELLEAHGVVTLAAGPEEWRTATEKNLTVERFRRDGVAQMETAVLSRPAPREAADAFDRLGGDTWARPVVGTGGNDTFHVTTRAQLADAAAYYAERGTDWLLSRDAGNVTADGRRHQFRVFVLGDRVVHAREHLQPETDTPCNTCRGATAVHIAPPDLDPRLGELAVAATASVGLPFAGVDLAVENGGVVFEVNVQPAFVDGERELHAVAVPYVQAHLDALAWSCGGPPRGLTASA; this is translated from the coding sequence GTGTCCCGACCGTGCATCGCCCTGATCGCCGACCCCACCTCTCCCGAGGGGTGCCGCGAGTACCTCGCCGACGCCGTGGAACTGCTCACCGGCGCGCCGCCCGTCCGGATCGACTCCCGGCACTTCGCGACCGGCGGAACGGGGCGGGCGACCCGCCACGGGGACCGGTTACGGCTGCGGGTCCCCGAGGAGCGGATCGACGCCGAGCCCGACGTCGTCCTGCTCTACGAGATCCCGCCGCACCGCCGACGGGGCCTCGCCGGCTTCCAGGAGCTCCTGGAAGCCCATGGCGTGGTCACCCTGGCGGCCGGTCCCGAGGAGTGGCGGACGGCGACCGAGAAGAACCTCACCGTCGAACGCTTCCGCCGGGACGGCGTCGCCCAGATGGAGACCGCCGTGCTGTCCCGTCCCGCGCCGCGGGAGGCGGCCGACGCGTTCGACCGGCTCGGCGGGGACACCTGGGCCAGGCCCGTGGTCGGTACCGGCGGCAACGACACCTTCCACGTCACCACCCGCGCCCAGCTGGCGGACGCCGCCGCCTACTACGCCGAACGCGGCACCGACTGGCTGCTCTCCCGCGACGCCGGCAACGTGACCGCCGACGGCCGGCGCCACCAGTTCCGCGTCTTCGTCCTCGGTGACCGCGTCGTGCACGCCCGCGAGCACCTCCAGCCCGAGACCGACACCCCCTGCAACACCTGCCGGGGCGCGACCGCGGTCCACATCGCCCCGCCGGACCTGGACCCCCGGCTGGGCGAGCTCGCCGTCGCCGCCACCGCCTCGGTCGGGCTGCCCTTCGCCGGCGTCGACCTGGCCGTGGAGAACGGCGGAGTCGTCTTCGAGGTCAACGTCCAGCCGGCCTTCGTCGACGGGGAACGCGAACTGCACGCGGTGGCCGTCCCCTATGTGCAGGCGCACCTCGACGCGCTCGCCTGGAGCTGCGGCGGCCCGCCCCGGGGGCTCACAGCCTCAGCCTGA
- a CDS encoding phosphoketolase family protein, with the protein MPVDPQATSARLTDDELRTLHAHWRAANYLAVGQIYLMANPLLTEPLRPEHVKPRLLGHWGTSPGLNLVYTHLNRVIRTRDLRALCIWGPGHGGPAVVANSWLEGSYSEIYPDVTQDAAGMARLFKQFSFPGGIPSHVAPETPGSIHEGGELGYSLSHAYGAAFDNPDLLVACVIGDGEAETGPLAASWHSDKFLDPVHDGAVLPILHLNGYKIANPTVLARIPEPELDDLLRGYGHDPIHVTGDEPDAVHRAMAQAMDTALDRIAALQRAAREEGSGERPRWPVIVLRTPKGWTGPAHVDGLPVEGTWRAHQVPLSAVRDNPEHLRQLEAWLRSYRPQELFDERGAPRLDVQAWIPEGDRRLGATPHANGGLLLRELPLPDLDAHAVPVDRPGAALHEPTAVLGGLLEDVMRSTADRRDFRLVGPDETASNRLQAVYGATGKAWQAQTLQVDENLDRHGRVMEILSEHTCQGWLEGYLLTGRHGLFSCYEAFAHIVDSMVNQHIKWLRVTRRLPWRAPVASLNYLLTSHVWRQDHNGFSHQDPGFVDHVLNKSPEVVRVYLPPDANTLLSVADHVLRSRDYVNVIVAGKQPCYDWLTMDQARAHCARGAGVWEWAGSGDGTREPDVVLGCAGDVPTQEVLAAAQLLRRHLPELAVRVVNVVDIARLLPAGEHPHGMSDFEYDGLFTTDRPVIFAYHGYPWLIHRLAYRRTGHRNLHVRGYKEIGTTTTPFDMVVRNDLDRYRLVMDVIDRVPGLAVRAAAVRQRMEDARLRHHDWIRVHGTDLPEVADWAWDG; encoded by the coding sequence ATGCCCGTCGACCCGCAAGCGACGTCCGCCCGGCTCACCGACGACGAGCTCAGGACGCTGCACGCCCACTGGCGCGCCGCGAACTACCTGGCCGTCGGCCAGATCTACCTCATGGCCAACCCGCTGCTCACCGAGCCGCTGCGGCCGGAGCACGTCAAGCCGCGACTGCTGGGCCACTGGGGCACCTCGCCCGGGCTGAACCTCGTGTACACCCACCTCAACCGCGTCATCCGCACCCGTGATCTGCGCGCCCTGTGCATCTGGGGACCCGGGCACGGCGGGCCCGCGGTGGTGGCGAACTCCTGGCTGGAGGGCTCCTACTCCGAGATCTACCCGGACGTCACCCAGGACGCGGCCGGCATGGCCCGGCTGTTCAAGCAGTTCTCCTTCCCCGGCGGCATCCCCAGCCACGTCGCCCCGGAGACCCCCGGCTCCATCCACGAGGGCGGCGAACTCGGCTATTCGCTCTCCCACGCGTACGGCGCCGCCTTCGACAACCCCGACCTGCTGGTCGCCTGTGTGATCGGCGACGGCGAGGCGGAGACCGGGCCGCTGGCCGCCTCCTGGCACTCCGACAAGTTCCTCGACCCGGTGCACGACGGCGCCGTCCTGCCGATCCTGCACCTCAACGGGTACAAGATCGCCAACCCGACGGTGCTCGCGCGCATCCCCGAGCCCGAGCTCGACGACCTGCTGCGCGGCTACGGCCACGACCCGATCCACGTCACCGGCGACGAGCCCGACGCCGTCCACCGCGCGATGGCGCAGGCCATGGACACCGCCCTGGACCGCATCGCGGCCCTCCAGCGCGCCGCCCGGGAGGAGGGCTCCGGCGAACGCCCCCGCTGGCCGGTGATCGTGCTGCGCACCCCGAAGGGCTGGACCGGCCCCGCCCACGTCGACGGCCTCCCGGTCGAGGGGACCTGGCGCGCCCACCAGGTGCCGCTGTCCGCCGTCCGCGACAACCCCGAACACCTGCGGCAGCTGGAAGCGTGGCTGCGCTCCTACCGGCCGCAGGAGCTCTTCGACGAACGCGGCGCGCCCCGCCTCGACGTGCAGGCGTGGATCCCCGAAGGGGACCGCCGGCTCGGCGCCACCCCGCACGCCAACGGCGGGCTGCTGCTGCGCGAACTCCCGCTGCCCGACCTGGACGCGCACGCCGTCCCCGTGGACAGGCCGGGCGCCGCACTGCACGAACCGACCGCCGTGCTGGGCGGCCTGCTCGAGGACGTGATGCGCTCCACCGCCGACCGGCGTGACTTCCGGCTCGTCGGCCCGGACGAGACCGCCTCCAACCGGCTCCAGGCCGTCTACGGAGCCACCGGCAAGGCCTGGCAGGCGCAGACCCTCCAGGTCGACGAGAACCTCGACCGGCACGGCCGGGTGATGGAGATCCTCTCCGAACACACCTGCCAGGGCTGGCTGGAGGGCTATCTGCTGACGGGTCGTCATGGTCTGTTCTCCTGCTACGAGGCGTTCGCGCACATCGTCGACTCCATGGTCAACCAGCACATCAAGTGGCTGCGCGTCACCCGCCGGCTGCCCTGGCGGGCGCCCGTCGCCTCCCTCAACTACCTGCTCACCTCGCACGTCTGGCGACAGGACCACAACGGCTTCTCCCACCAGGACCCCGGCTTCGTGGACCACGTCCTCAACAAGAGCCCCGAGGTCGTACGGGTCTACCTGCCGCCGGACGCCAACACGTTGCTGTCCGTGGCCGACCATGTCCTGCGCAGCCGCGACTACGTCAACGTCATCGTGGCCGGAAAGCAGCCCTGCTACGACTGGCTGACGATGGATCAGGCCCGCGCGCACTGCGCGCGGGGGGCCGGCGTGTGGGAGTGGGCCGGCAGCGGGGACGGCACCCGCGAACCCGACGTGGTCCTCGGCTGCGCGGGGGACGTGCCCACCCAGGAGGTGCTGGCCGCGGCCCAGCTGCTGCGCCGCCATCTGCCGGAGCTGGCGGTCCGCGTGGTCAACGTCGTGGACATCGCCCGGCTGCTGCCGGCCGGCGAACACCCGCACGGGATGAGCGACTTCGAGTACGACGGTCTGTTCACCACCGACCGGCCGGTGATCTTCGCCTACCACGGCTACCCGTGGCTGATCCACCGCCTCGCCTACCGCCGCACCGGCCACCGGAACCTGCACGTACGCGGATACAAGGAGATCGGCACCACGACCACACCGTTCGACATGGTCGTCCGCAACGACCTCGACCGCTACCGCCTCGTCATGGACGTCATCGACCGCGTCCCCGGTCTCGCCGTGCGCGCCGCCGCCGTACGCCAGCGGATGGAGGACGCGCGACTGCGCCACCACGACTGGATCCGCGTCCACGGCACCGACCTTCCCGAGGTGGCGGACTGGGCCTGGGACGGCTGA
- a CDS encoding SCO6745 family protein produces MKDTVARAMWERFEPVHQLVYFAPEVRAAADRLGMRGYWMGYFALRAAPLGPAPAAVVTSCFYVFHPDRVARALPDAWRAATAEDVLAARERAVDAAMTALHGQDVVGSPEMAEAAELAWEAARAADTAGRVLGAANQALPRPEQPHVRLWQALTTLREHRGDGHVAALVGRCLGPVGAMVLKCAAGEADAEFQRQTRRWDLAAWQAAQTELRERGWLDEDARLTEAGAAVRAGIEADTDAAAVTPWRTLGPAATARLAHLLEPFARTVLDSGIVPAGNPAGLTGAFVGGVTDGSPSGEPSGLPAAAR; encoded by the coding sequence GTGAAGGACACCGTCGCACGGGCGATGTGGGAGAGGTTCGAACCGGTCCACCAACTGGTGTACTTCGCGCCCGAGGTGCGCGCCGCCGCCGACCGCCTCGGGATGCGCGGGTACTGGATGGGTTACTTCGCCCTCCGCGCGGCGCCCCTCGGGCCCGCCCCCGCCGCGGTCGTCACCAGCTGTTTCTACGTGTTTCATCCCGACCGCGTGGCGCGTGCGCTGCCGGACGCGTGGCGTGCGGCGACGGCCGAGGACGTACTCGCGGCGCGTGAGCGGGCGGTGGACGCCGCCATGACCGCCCTCCACGGTCAGGACGTCGTCGGCTCGCCCGAGATGGCCGAGGCCGCGGAACTCGCCTGGGAGGCGGCGCGGGCGGCGGACACCGCGGGACGCGTGCTCGGGGCGGCCAACCAGGCTCTGCCCCGCCCGGAACAGCCGCACGTCAGGCTGTGGCAGGCGCTGACCACCCTGCGGGAACACCGCGGCGACGGCCATGTCGCCGCCCTCGTCGGCCGCTGCCTGGGGCCGGTCGGTGCCATGGTGCTCAAGTGCGCGGCGGGTGAGGCGGACGCGGAGTTCCAGCGGCAGACCCGCAGGTGGGATCTCGCGGCCTGGCAGGCGGCGCAGACGGAACTCCGCGAGCGCGGCTGGCTCGACGAGGACGCACGTCTCACCGAAGCGGGAGCGGCCGTCCGGGCCGGGATCGAGGCCGACACGGACGCGGCCGCCGTCACGCCGTGGAGGACGCTGGGGCCCGCCGCCACCGCCCGCCTCGCCCATCTGCTCGAACCGTTCGCCCGCACCGTCCTGGACTCGGGGATCGTCCCGGCCGGCAATCCGGCCGGGCTCACGGGCGCGTTCGTCGGCGGCGTCACGGACGGGTCGCCGAGCGGGGAGCCGAGCGGGCTTCCCGCTGCCGCGAGGTGA